From Triticum aestivum cultivar Chinese Spring chromosome 4A, IWGSC CS RefSeq v2.1, whole genome shotgun sequence, a single genomic window includes:
- the LOC123084228 gene encoding photosystem I chlorophyll a/b-binding protein 5, chloroplastic — protein sequence MPGHNVQSSRARFAVRATAERATWLSGLDLPAYLDGTLPGDYGFDPLGLGEQPEDLKWYIQAELVHCRFAMAGVAGILGTDLIHVSGIGNLPVWFEAGAVKFDFANTTAFFFVQLLLMV from the exons ATGCCTGGACACAATGTCCAGTCGTCACGAGCCCGGTTCGCCGTCCGAGCCACCGCGGAGCGCGCGACATGGCTGTCTGGGCTGGACCTACCGGCGTACCTCGACGGCAC GCTGCCTGGCGATTACGGGTTTGATCCCTTGGGGCTCGGGGAGCAGCCTGAGGACTTGAAGTGGTACATCCAGGCCGAGCTCGTCCACTGCCGGTTTGCCATGGCAGGGGTCGCCGGCATCCTTGGAACCGAT CTGATCCATGTATCAGGGATCGGCAACCTACCAGTGTGGTTTGAAGCAGGCGCCGTGAAATTTGACTTTGCCAACACCACAGCATTCTTCTTTGTCCAGCTTCTCTTGATGGTGTAA